The sequence AAGGCAGAATTTTGGAATATTTCGGAATGTTTTTCGGAttattttgagactatttcgaaaAACCTTTACAATTGTTTTAAGAGTAATTTTGAGATAATTTCATGTTTTAaagatcatttcgggaatatttaaGGGTGACGTCGAAACGCTTTCTGGTCTATTTAGGAATTATTTTAAGAATTATAACGAAACTATTTGAAGATTATAAGTGATTAAGAGTTTGTTTCGGGACTGCTTCGGAATCAATTCGGAACTGTCTCCGTATCTTTCTATAAATATATCCGGAATATTTAAGGATAGTTTTTGTTATCATTGCGACTGTCTGGGGATAATATTGGGACTATTTGAAATTCTTTACGAGACCACATTGGATTTATTTTTAGGACTACGTAGggattatttttggatttttttgtcCCCACCTgttagtattttattttttcgaatgATAATGGATCTGAGTTTCGAAGTAGATCAataatacacatatgtacatacatacatcgagTTCTAAGAAACTTtgaatttcaacaaaatttttgctttatttattcTCTTTGAGCGGACGAGGCCACGGGTAAAGGTtaggtaaacaaaaaaataaccgAGTCGTAGACTGTTTAAGCCTATTTCAGTTTGAACTCAATACCACGCCAAAAGTGATAATAAAGCTAGGACACCACTTTCATTGGCAAAACAAATAACACATAACTCAATATATAAAAGACTTTCTCAAAAGACATCAGTTAGCACAGTGTCTATTGAGCAACAAGACAATGCAAAATGGTAGTGATCAGCTTaaatagcaaaaacaacaacgacaataTACACACTCTCCAACGCATTTCACCAAATCTCCGAATAAAAGACATTAACAAAAGCCAGGtgcttaaaatacgcaaacaGATACacaattaaaaacattaaaaacaaaaatactggATATCAGAAGCTGATGATTCTCGCGTACAAATTTTCAAGTGGCTGTACAAATCAGTTTTGTGTAAACAAAGTTTTTATAAATTCAAATTATCATGTAGCCGTCTCCACTTTTCCACTCACCTGAATTCTTGTGTTGCCTGGAAGCTTTCATCATCTGTGATCGAGAAGACACAGAGAAAACCCTCACCGCTGCGAAAATAATTATCTCTAATAGCAGCATAATCCTCCTGACCAGCTGTATCCAATATATCTATTTGTACTTCTTCGCCATCTAAAACGACCTGCAAACAAGTAAAGAAATATTTCTATTTAGTAAAAACCACTATGTaccacatacaaacaaacaaaattgcaaACCTTTTTCCTATAACTATCTGCTTTGGTTGGTTCGTAGTCCTCCACGAATTCGTCATACATAAATTGTAGTGTTAATGCTGATTTACCAACACCACCACTGCCCACCATTATCACTTTGTGAAGCGCTGGTCCGACTGTTGGTTTTTTACTCATTTTGTTTGAAGTGAtactgttgtagttgttgttggaaTTGGGTGTGCTGTAACTGCTTACTAAACTACCTTTGAATTTCCGTTGTTTGATTTATGTTTTTGTGCTACCAGTTGAGCTTTTATTAGAAAGGAAATGTATCTATTAATAGGATTTGTTAGCCtgcaaagatacaaaaaaaaaaaaaaaacaacgtttaagaAAAGAAATTAATGAATTAGAAAAGCATGAGAAAATAACAAATGTTTATGTCCATTTTTCTATAGCTGCTGCACAAGGAAGTATAAAAAATAGCAACATTAGATTTTCAACAGTATAAGTAAATCATATGCATAAGCAAGTCAAAACATATCTGACAACTAGCTGGACAGGAAATTATTAAAGCTCCATGCTGCCGTCTAATGCGCATATCCTCGTCATTTGAAAACTTGTATCAACTGGATATGTACAATATGAAGGAAAGAGCGCgtggtttatatgtatatttcttcGCTGGATGCTTCTTTAGCAACTTATAAGCCAAAATGGAATTGTTGTGTACATTTGAAAATAAGGCCTGATATACCAACAAAACTTCTAAAAATTACGATAAAAACTCTTCACTTTTAGATGGCTTAGATTAgtttgaactggctggtcaataaaaacctctcatagactgaatgtgtctataGTGTTACCACAATGTCTTTGGCTACCATACGGAAAATCCCCAATCTGGCAGAAATACTTGTATTAAAAAGtatactccgtcctcttggcaaatactagaagctttctagtacCTAGCTTTTACTGGCTTATATAACTTCGTATACAAATCAACTTCAATATTAGCCGCCATAAGATTTATTGGAAAAACAGCCTTTAAATTATTATGGTTtgagtttttttatttcgaacggaaaataacagttattttttgagttttttaatttcgCTCTGTAAATAACAGTTATTGTTTCGAGTTTTTTTAATTCGCTTGATAAATTTTAAtcgttttgagttttttatttcctTCCTTCTTTATTCTTGATTTTCGCtcagaaaataaattttatttagttagtTTATTTCGCTCTGAAAATAATAGTTGTCTTTGAGTTTCCTTTTACACtcagcacacagagtatattaacattagctgtgtttttttttttcacatctatatacgttaccccttaaactttatatggactcctaagcgacaaactttaaatacacctctgaaattgctacgcataaaattagtactactaaatttcaatacgcattatactcagatgtaactgaaatatgtgtccatgtttcaccctctgcactaattccatgttttctatgcgcgtccactatctatcacaactgattcagctatatgttatacacagaaatacaacagagggttgtgtctccgtttttcggtacaccctgtagctgtagctagttgtttaaccactgccgctagatgggtctcctaagcattatctaagcgaggataggcgttctTTTCACGCGCAGTAGCTTGTAACGGTCTAAACTATTCGACATAAATATAGACTTCTGCATCAAAATGAtcgggtgaaaaaagaaattcatatttgcATGACCGTCTGtgaacaccataacttgagtaaatttggaatATCTTGTTGTAATTAGGTatatgcattagactgggtcgagttgtatggacgaaagttaaccgatatcacgccatcgatttttcgataggattagggctcaggaaaaaaagttccactacgcatacccaaaaaaataattttcgagcctgcgaaatttcattcttttgactttttttcgcctatgaaaaaaaaaaaattcataccctatccgacccaaaaatgtccgctaaaaacgttgtcgataacagttttttgaacaaaaaaaaaaaacagggtatatatgaaaattttagaatcaaatgaaaatttttttagtaggtcatgcaaaaaaccttaaaaatcgaagtcgaaaaaagtcaaaaaaaattaaatttcgcgggatggaaaagtatttttttaggtatgcgtagtggaactttttttcccaaatcctatcgaaaaatcgatggcgcgatatcggttaataaatcgacccagtctaatatgcatACCTATTTAATACGTgcaaaatcggacgataaccacgcccactttttatgtgtataaaattttggaaaagaacATAACCATGAATATTCAGTAAATAATGCAGCTACAATAGTCAAATTTCATGTGTAGGTTGAAATGCTAatcattaatttaaattttttaaattttcaaaagggCCGTGGCTCCCCCTACTTTTGACAAAAAACAGTTTTAAAATATATTGTTAAtcttaaatcaaaaatggtttaaGTTGTCATGCCAAAACTTGCGAACTGATTACATCTGTTATCGGTAAGggggcacgcccacttttatataaaagatttttaagggGTTCTTAGGCGAATTTAATGGGCAatataattttttcgaaaaacattATATCAATGCTATTTATTTCGCAagttattttttacaaaaaaaaaaattgaaaataggcgtggcatcGCCCTCTGTCTTAACcaagcattttttcattttttgtagaCACAACTCCAAGACCAGTTGAtatatatcttaataaaattcgTTACACATATTTTGCTTATAACAACAGTTTGAAAAAAACTAGACAAGATCGAAAAGGACCACGCCCCGTAGACGGTTATAATAAGTTAAGCTCTTATCACCtctaactgaagtttaaactcgcactaaaaAACCGAGCCTAAGACATCAAAAGCCATGAAACATGTTAAAAGGTGTTAAATCATACCATCTATTACGTAACAAATATGTCAAAAGCAACCTGATCGGTATATCGGTACCAGTTCATAAATATAAAACTGTACTCAGCACCAAATTGAGAgaaagtatacaaaaacaaaaaaaaggaattaataAGCAATAACTGTGCGAAGGAGACACATGCGAGCGCGTATCAATTTGCAGACAACCAATTTGGGACAAATACAACGACTTAAAAGGAAAGTGCATGTgcgattatttaataaaattaaggTGTGTATGAAATGGGTCAAATTGTAAATAGAAAGAAACGAgtaaaaaatgcgaaaaacttGGAATGGTGTTTGGGTATTAGTAGTAAATATTTCCGTAAGGTATGAATTTATGCTAAGCAATTGGTACTCCGCAAAAAGTTTTCAACTTAATGTTGCTGCTTGGGATTCAAGCAAGGCAgtgtttaaattgttttattgtatatgtttaaaaaaaaaatacaagtctCTTTTACATGAGGAAGTCTGACAGAAAATAATTAtaacaaggaaggctaagtacgggtgtaaccgaacattacatactcagctgagagctttggagacaaaataagggaaaataaccatgtaggaaaatgagcgtagggtaaccctggaatgtgtttgtatgacatgtgtatcaaatgaaaggtattaaagagtattttatgagggagtgggccatagttctataggtggtcgacttttcgagatatcgccataaaggtggaccaggggtgactctataatgtgtttgtacgatatgggtatcaaatgaaaggtgttgacgagtattttaaaagagagtgcgccttagttgtatatgtgaaagcattttcgagatatcgaccaaaatgtcggGTACCGCTGTCGGTGACCGTTatacatgtaataccacgaacagttttcctgccatgattccaagggcttttgatttcgccctgcagaactttttcagtttcttctacttaatatggtagatgtcacacccattttacaatcaaaaccatttttcatcccttttttcgtatttggcatagaattatggcatttttatcatttttcgaaattttcgatatcgaaaaagtgggcgtggtcatagtcggatttcgcccatttttatactcagttgagcagagctcacagagtatattaactttgattggataacggttggttgtacaggtataaaggaatcgagatagatatagacttccatatatcaaaatcatcaggatcgaaaaaaatttgattgagccatgtccgtccgtccatccgtccgtccgtctgtccgttaacacgataacttgagtaaattttgagttatcttgatgaaattcggtatgtaggttcctgagca is a genomic window of Eurosta solidaginis isolate ZX-2024a chromosome 4, ASM4086904v1, whole genome shotgun sequence containing:
- the Rala gene encoding ras-related protein Ral-a, giving the protein MSKKPTVGPALHKVIMVGSGGVGKSALTLQFMYDEFVEDYEPTKADSYRKKVVLDGEEVQIDILDTAGQEDYAAIRDNYFRSGEGFLCVFSITDDESFQATQEFREQILRVKNDESIPFLLVGNKCDLSDKRKVPLNECQTRAQQWQVPYVETSAKTRENVDKVFYDLIRDISSRKKQRQSDVRQLPKTKSHCCQLL